The following are from one region of the Jatrophihabitans telluris genome:
- a CDS encoding FtsX-like permease family protein: MGWRQTNTGPRPGSRPGRLALHALWWRRGLSAAVLAVAMVTTTAAALGPLYARAAGESILQDHLSQAGADSGLHVHAMLDIGSPGAYDRLAATAPKPRELRGYDRQIAGLAITGEGAQASDGKEFVRTRLVWRDGACAHLIVVRGRCPQAAGETMSAERTAASDQYGFNVGSTVQLSPARPDADTAPEPPHLHVVGVYRPRNIDDPYWFAAPYFAPGSGGGDNPDTIDALLVTQQTFLAIGSPTTAEADFDYPLEDSAVRLATAGTERALIAGYVEGHRSDLIADSGLPAVLDAAATERHLAEVSTLLVTLQLALLAWLVLFQVVSDAIEARGNDIAIAKLRGFSPWQTTRFGLGEPVVLLALALPIGVVAALALAHGFAHAVLVPGVPVVLPPVALATAAIAFAGGLAAAALASYRTLTRPVLDQWRRTNRSPGAGRWAVLLDVLVAAAALAGVVWLRARSGPADDSDTAPLLGPGLLVAAIGLLGVRLLPLVCRLLARHTRASRQLGLFLASRQVARRPVGLRLAALLAVAVGLATFAVAGESVASNNRSSRARAELGAASVARVQFDAAIDPVAAVGRVDPDGRWAAAAATWLPDGGDSVVGTVLGVDSGRLDAIGYPAPGGASLADLRRLLGAAPVPPIKLTTDRLRIHLTAQNLTGDRRPDLQVNLRTPSQQFYNVRAATIGPGSQTLTVAVDCLGGCTLLGLTWDRPILATTAESGLISLTGIDVAQGSGWQPLGLGLGVAEAWRAARPEGHATDQVSVGADGIQDRFTNADGGYGGIVYAFAPTPIPAVATRRAVVNQNRPPLQLIDINGAGAPYSVVRFVSTLPAVGDNGVVLDVRSLQTELPGFTTEASWQVWLGPHAPPDAVARLEAAGLHVQNVRTVSARVRELGRQGPALALLLLLVCAVAGTALAAGGTAISVSASSRRRSYELAALRVIGFDRPTLRRASVLELLMVLGAAAVLGVPAGLLAANLAMPSIPEFADRTSITLNYSPQWPATVVFVAGFLVVLVLTSVLASRAVVRQAVAARLREAE, encoded by the coding sequence GTGGGGTGGCGGCAGACGAACACGGGACCGCGCCCCGGGTCCCGCCCAGGTCGGCTGGCCCTGCACGCGTTGTGGTGGCGCCGTGGTCTGAGTGCGGCGGTGCTGGCCGTCGCGATGGTCACGACGACGGCAGCCGCGCTGGGTCCCCTCTACGCCCGGGCCGCGGGGGAATCCATCCTGCAGGACCACCTGTCCCAGGCCGGCGCCGATTCGGGACTGCACGTTCACGCAATGCTCGACATCGGCAGCCCGGGAGCCTACGACCGACTGGCGGCCACCGCCCCGAAACCACGTGAGCTGCGCGGCTATGACCGGCAGATCGCCGGTTTGGCCATCACCGGCGAGGGCGCTCAGGCCAGCGACGGCAAGGAATTCGTCCGGACCCGGCTGGTGTGGCGCGACGGGGCCTGCGCACACCTGATCGTCGTTCGCGGGCGGTGCCCGCAGGCAGCCGGCGAAACGATGTCAGCGGAGCGGACGGCCGCCTCGGACCAGTACGGCTTCAACGTGGGCAGCACTGTCCAGCTGAGTCCGGCCAGGCCCGACGCCGACACGGCGCCGGAGCCGCCGCACCTTCATGTGGTCGGCGTGTACCGCCCACGCAACATCGACGACCCGTACTGGTTCGCCGCTCCGTATTTCGCCCCCGGCTCCGGCGGCGGCGACAATCCGGACACCATCGACGCGCTTCTGGTCACCCAGCAGACCTTCCTGGCGATCGGCTCACCGACGACCGCCGAGGCCGACTTCGACTATCCGCTGGAGGACAGCGCGGTGCGTCTGGCGACCGCGGGGACCGAACGTGCCCTCATCGCCGGCTATGTCGAAGGGCACCGGTCAGACCTGATCGCCGACAGCGGTCTGCCGGCGGTCCTCGATGCCGCCGCAACCGAGCGTCACCTCGCCGAGGTCAGCACCTTGCTCGTCACGCTGCAACTGGCGCTACTGGCGTGGTTGGTCCTGTTCCAGGTCGTCTCGGACGCCATCGAGGCCCGCGGCAACGACATCGCCATCGCCAAGCTGCGTGGCTTCTCTCCGTGGCAGACCACCCGCTTCGGGTTGGGCGAGCCCGTCGTCCTGCTGGCGCTGGCGTTGCCGATCGGGGTCGTCGCGGCGCTGGCTCTTGCCCATGGCTTCGCACACGCGGTGCTGGTGCCCGGGGTGCCCGTCGTGTTGCCGCCCGTCGCGCTGGCCACGGCCGCAATCGCCTTCGCGGGCGGCCTGGCCGCCGCGGCGCTGGCCAGCTACCGCACCCTGACCCGCCCGGTCCTCGATCAGTGGCGGCGAACCAATCGCTCTCCCGGGGCCGGGCGCTGGGCGGTGCTGCTGGACGTCCTGGTCGCCGCGGCCGCCCTGGCCGGAGTGGTCTGGCTTCGGGCCCGCTCCGGACCGGCCGACGACTCGGACACCGCGCCGCTGCTCGGCCCCGGACTACTGGTCGCGGCGATCGGCCTGCTCGGGGTGCGTCTGCTCCCGCTGGTCTGCCGGCTGCTGGCCCGTCACACCCGCGCTTCGCGGCAGTTGGGCCTGTTCCTGGCCAGCCGGCAGGTGGCCCGCCGTCCGGTGGGGCTCCGCCTGGCGGCGCTGCTGGCGGTGGCGGTTGGTCTGGCCACGTTCGCGGTCGCCGGTGAGTCGGTCGCCAGCAACAACCGCAGCAGCCGGGCACGAGCCGAACTCGGCGCGGCTTCGGTCGCCCGTGTGCAGTTCGACGCTGCCATCGATCCGGTCGCGGCCGTGGGTCGCGTCGATCCGGACGGACGGTGGGCGGCGGCGGCGGCAACCTGGCTGCCCGATGGCGGTGACTCCGTCGTCGGTACGGTCCTCGGCGTCGACTCGGGACGACTGGACGCGATCGGCTATCCGGCGCCAGGGGGCGCGTCGCTGGCCGATCTTCGCCGGCTGCTCGGCGCCGCCCCGGTCCCCCCGATCAAGCTCACCACCGACCGGCTGCGGATCCACCTCACCGCCCAGAACCTGACCGGAGACCGCAGGCCGGACCTCCAGGTCAATCTGCGCACGCCGAGCCAGCAGTTCTACAACGTGCGCGCGGCCACGATCGGCCCGGGTTCGCAGACGCTCACCGTCGCGGTGGACTGCCTCGGCGGGTGCACACTGCTCGGGCTGACCTGGGACCGGCCCATCCTGGCGACAACAGCTGAGTCCGGACTGATCTCGCTGACCGGTATCGACGTCGCTCAGGGCTCGGGGTGGCAACCGCTCGGCCTCGGGCTGGGCGTTGCCGAGGCCTGGCGCGCGGCGCGGCCGGAGGGTCATGCCACCGATCAGGTAAGCGTCGGCGCGGACGGAATCCAGGATCGCTTCACCAACGCCGACGGCGGCTACGGCGGCATCGTCTATGCCTTCGCGCCCACGCCCATTCCCGCCGTGGCCACCAGACGGGCCGTCGTCAACCAGAACCGGCCGCCGCTGCAACTGATCGACATCAACGGTGCGGGCGCGCCCTATTCGGTGGTGCGCTTCGTCTCGACGCTGCCCGCGGTCGGGGACAACGGGGTCGTGCTCGACGTGCGAAGCCTGCAGACCGAGCTACCGGGATTCACCACCGAAGCGAGCTGGCAGGTCTGGCTGGGCCCCCACGCACCCCCGGATGCGGTAGCGCGCCTGGAGGCGGCCGGCCTGCACGTACAGAACGTGCGGACGGTTTCGGCGCGGGTCCGCGAACTGGGCCGCCAGGGGCCGGCGTTGGCACTGCTGCTCCTGCTCGTGTGCGCGGTCGCGGGAACGGCCCTGGCCGCGGGGGGCACGGCGATCTCGGTCAGTGCCAGCAGCCGTCGCCGAAGCTACGAGCTGGCGGCGTTGCGGGTCATCGGCTTCGACCGGCCCACCCTCCGCCGAGCCAGCGTCCTGGAGCTGCTGATGGTGCTCGGCGCCGCCGCCGTGCTGGGCGTCCCGGCGGGGTTGCTGGCCGCCAACCTGGCCATGCCGAGCATTCCCGAGTTCGCCGACCGAACCTCGATCACCCTGAACTACTCACCGCAGTGGCCGGCGACCGTGGTGTTCGTGGCCGGGTTCCTTGTGGTGCTCGTTCTGACCTCCGTCCTCGCCTCACGCGCGGTCGTGCGGCAAGCGGTGGCGGCCCGGCTGCGGGAGGCGGAATGA
- a CDS encoding ABC transporter ATP-binding protein → MTTVAGPRAGIEVRCLNVGRTYSVDGEDVHALTDVSIRIAGGESVSLFGPSGSGKSTLTALLAGLRRPSSGQIWVGEEELSGMSERELLRLRGREIGIVLQNPSRTLLPYGTAEDNIAFARRSTRRSERGRLEDSHTLLRQLDLTELAGQRVASLSGGEQQRLSIAVAMSRGPGLLLADEPTSQLDSANRDRAVQVFGRIATEFGTTIVTVTHDPVVADATHRRITLSEGRVVDDGLSWHAGRR, encoded by the coding sequence ATGACGACCGTCGCCGGCCCGCGGGCCGGGATCGAGGTCCGGTGCCTGAACGTGGGCCGGACCTACTCGGTGGACGGCGAGGACGTCCACGCCCTCACCGACGTCTCGATCAGGATCGCCGGGGGCGAGAGCGTGTCGTTGTTCGGGCCGTCCGGATCAGGCAAATCGACGCTGACGGCCCTGCTCGCCGGCCTGCGCCGACCGAGCAGCGGGCAGATCTGGGTCGGCGAGGAGGAGCTGTCGGGCATGTCCGAGCGGGAATTGCTGCGGTTGCGGGGGCGCGAGATCGGCATCGTGCTGCAGAACCCGAGCCGGACGTTGCTGCCGTACGGGACAGCGGAGGACAACATCGCCTTTGCCCGGCGTTCGACCAGAAGGAGCGAACGCGGCCGGCTGGAAGATTCGCACACCCTGCTCCGTCAACTCGATCTCACCGAGCTCGCCGGGCAGCGGGTGGCCTCACTGTCCGGGGGTGAGCAGCAGCGGCTGTCCATCGCGGTGGCGATGAGCCGGGGTCCCGGGCTGCTGCTGGCCGACGAACCCACCAGCCAGCTCGATTCGGCCAACCGCGACCGCGCGGTCCAGGTGTTCGGCCGGATCGCCACGGAGTTCGGAACCACCATCGTCACCGTGACGCACGACCCGGTGGTCGCCGATGCGACTCACCGCCGGATCACCCTGTCCGAGGGCCGGGTCGTCGACGACGGACTTAGCTGGCATGCGGGCCGGCGATGA
- a CDS encoding ABC transporter ATP-binding protein yields MSPGRHAAPDPEQEQASLSPVVSAASELGYVRGGRAVLDGITLTLRAAEAVAVVGPSGSGKSSLLALLAGLERPDAGSVTAVADGIRVGLVLQGYGLVSVLTAAENVEAALQAMTGEPGLTRREVRRRADAALDAVGLRPVADHLVEELSGGQQQRVAIARALVIEPTVLFADELTAELDHEWKAIVVGLVLDVARSGGLVVLATHDPDISSRCDRTVRLVDGRLT; encoded by the coding sequence ATGAGCCCCGGACGGCACGCCGCACCGGATCCGGAGCAGGAGCAGGCGAGCTTGTCCCCGGTGGTGTCGGCTGCCTCGGAGCTGGGCTATGTGCGGGGCGGACGAGCCGTGCTGGACGGGATCACGCTGACGTTGCGGGCAGCGGAGGCAGTGGCGGTCGTCGGGCCGTCGGGCAGCGGCAAGTCGAGCCTGCTCGCGCTACTGGCCGGCCTGGAGCGTCCCGATGCGGGCAGTGTCACCGCGGTGGCCGACGGCATTCGGGTTGGTTTGGTCCTGCAGGGCTACGGGCTGGTGAGCGTGTTGACCGCCGCAGAGAACGTCGAGGCCGCGCTCCAAGCCATGACCGGCGAACCCGGCCTGACTCGGCGGGAGGTCCGGCGGCGCGCCGATGCGGCGCTGGACGCGGTCGGACTGCGGCCGGTGGCCGACCACTTGGTCGAGGAACTGTCCGGTGGTCAGCAACAGCGGGTGGCGATCGCGCGGGCGCTGGTGATCGAGCCGACGGTGTTGTTCGCGGACGAGCTCACCGCCGAACTGGACCACGAATGGAAGGCCATCGTGGTCGGACTCGTGCTCGATGTCGCGAGGTCCGGGGGCTTGGTCGTGCTCGCCACGCATGATCCCGACATCTCCTCCCGCTGCGACCGCACCGTGCGCCTCGTCGACGGCCGCCTCACCTGA
- a CDS encoding GNAT family N-acetyltransferase: MSTPTLTFSVAEADDAGAVADLVRSAYRGDSSRQGWTTEADLLSDDRIDAIGVLAKISDPNGVVLLGRGDDGALLTCCEVLHRGDQLGYFGMFAVQPTAQGGGIGRLVLDEAERFARQRWGVATMEMTVIGQRGELIAWYLRRGYRRTGERRAFPYEVLAEGQALRDDLYFEVLTKPLSEARPS, encoded by the coding sequence ATGAGCACGCCCACCCTGACCTTCTCCGTAGCCGAAGCCGATGACGCCGGGGCGGTCGCCGACCTGGTGCGCAGCGCGTATCGCGGGGATTCGAGCCGGCAGGGTTGGACCACCGAGGCCGACCTGCTCAGCGACGACCGGATCGACGCCATCGGCGTGCTGGCCAAGATCAGCGATCCGAATGGCGTCGTGCTGCTCGGTCGGGGTGACGACGGCGCCCTGCTGACCTGTTGCGAGGTGCTGCACCGGGGCGATCAGCTCGGCTATTTCGGGATGTTCGCCGTCCAGCCCACCGCCCAGGGCGGTGGCATCGGACGCCTCGTCCTGGACGAGGCTGAACGGTTTGCCCGGCAGCGTTGGGGCGTAGCCACGATGGAGATGACCGTGATCGGCCAGCGCGGCGAGCTGATCGCGTGGTACCTGCGCCGAGGGTATCGCCGCACCGGTGAACGGCGGGCCTTTCCCTACGAGGTCCTCGCCGAGGGGCAGGCCCTGCGCGATGACTTGTACTTCGAGGTGCTGACCAAGCCGCTGTCCGAGGCTCGCCCGAGCTGA
- a CDS encoding fatty acid desaturase family protein yields MTSLSPDRTRLQPSDYAVLSRLVRGAGLLQRRRGAYAAQISATMLFYLSVAAVVGWLGDTWYQLLLAAALAVAFTQVAFLGHDGGHQQVFSRRRANDLFGQLTGNLLVGLSYGWWIDKHNRHHANPNTEDHDPDIGDGVLAFTTNQVAAKTGRLGQAIIRRQAWLFFPLLTLEAWHLHIASVRSLAPGARRSRRGGNKYLEIALLILHFACYLGALLFVMSPVKAVAFIAIHQALFGLYMGCSFAPNHKGMTIFGPTEDIDYLRRQVLSSRNVRGGVLTDVLLGGLNYQIEHHLFPNMPRPSLRRAQTIVRSYCVSHRITYTEASLIGSYTAALRHLHQLGAPLRSPAAGAGLTRPGG; encoded by the coding sequence ATGACATCGCTTTCCCCGGACCGTACGCGCCTTCAACCCAGCGACTACGCGGTCCTCAGCCGGCTCGTCCGGGGCGCCGGCCTCCTGCAACGGCGCCGTGGCGCCTACGCTGCCCAAATCAGCGCGACCATGTTGTTCTATCTGAGCGTCGCGGCGGTCGTCGGCTGGCTGGGCGACACCTGGTACCAGCTGCTGCTTGCCGCTGCGCTCGCGGTCGCCTTCACCCAGGTCGCCTTCCTCGGTCACGACGGGGGCCACCAGCAGGTGTTCTCCCGCCGGCGGGCCAACGATCTGTTCGGGCAACTCACCGGCAACCTGCTCGTCGGCCTGAGCTACGGGTGGTGGATCGACAAGCACAATCGCCATCACGCCAATCCGAACACCGAGGACCACGACCCCGACATCGGTGACGGCGTACTGGCGTTCACCACCAATCAGGTGGCAGCCAAGACCGGTCGGCTCGGGCAGGCGATAATTCGCCGCCAGGCATGGCTGTTCTTCCCGCTACTGACCCTGGAAGCCTGGCACCTTCACATCGCCAGCGTCCGGTCGCTGGCTCCAGGCGCTCGACGGAGCCGGCGTGGAGGTAACAAGTACCTGGAGATCGCCCTGCTCATCCTGCACTTCGCCTGCTATCTGGGCGCGCTGCTGTTCGTCATGTCGCCGGTCAAGGCGGTGGCGTTCATCGCCATCCATCAGGCCCTGTTCGGCTTGTACATGGGATGCTCGTTCGCCCCGAACCACAAGGGGATGACGATCTTCGGACCGACCGAGGACATCGACTACCTGCGTCGCCAGGTGCTGTCATCGCGCAACGTGCGGGGCGGCGTGCTGACCGACGTTCTCCTTGGGGGCCTGAACTATCAGATCGAACATCACCTGTTCCCGAACATGCCCCGACCATCGTTGCGCCGAGCCCAGACGATCGTCCGCAGCTACTGCGTGAGCCACCGCATCACCTACACCGAGGCGTCGCTAATCGGCTCGTACACGGCCGCGCTACGGCACCTGCATCAGCTCGGCGCCCCGCTGCGCTCACCGGCGGCAGGGGCCGGACTCACGCGTCCCGGCGGTTGA
- a CDS encoding ABC transporter permease subunit — MSSTAVLSEATDSPDRASDVRTEPVSLTRVLRAEWIKFTTLRSSWLVLGSAVAGMVLIALIVAYNTRHLSPDLQPDDLVPSSSMQGYYLGQLLIGALGVLFVSGEYSTGMIRSTFAAVPRRLPVLWAKLMLYATVTLLVMVPTALVAFLLAQAVTGHYRTGYSLGDPGVLRVVVGTGIYLTLVGLLGAAIAWIVRSTPGALVAYFATVLVLPVIFGNVLGTWGKNIARFMPSEAGGSFVSSVHQPELLTPWPGLAVMVAWVVVAVAVAAFLLNRRDA; from the coding sequence ATGAGCAGCACCGCAGTTCTCTCCGAGGCCACCGACTCGCCCGACCGCGCCTCCGACGTACGAACGGAGCCGGTAAGTCTGACCCGCGTGCTACGCGCGGAGTGGATCAAGTTCACCACGTTGCGCTCCAGCTGGCTGGTGCTCGGTTCCGCGGTGGCCGGAATGGTGTTGATCGCGCTGATCGTCGCCTACAACACCCGGCACTTGTCGCCGGATCTCCAGCCGGACGACCTCGTGCCCTCGTCCTCGATGCAGGGCTACTACCTGGGCCAACTGCTCATCGGCGCCCTCGGCGTGCTCTTCGTCTCGGGGGAGTACAGCACCGGGATGATCCGCTCCACCTTCGCCGCTGTCCCACGCCGGCTACCGGTGCTGTGGGCCAAGCTGATGTTGTACGCCACGGTGACGCTGCTCGTCATGGTGCCGACCGCACTGGTGGCGTTCCTGCTGGCCCAGGCGGTCACCGGGCATTATCGGACCGGATATTCCCTCGGCGACCCGGGCGTGCTGCGCGTCGTGGTCGGAACCGGCATCTACCTGACGTTGGTCGGCCTGCTCGGCGCAGCGATCGCCTGGATCGTGCGCAGCACACCGGGAGCCCTCGTCGCGTACTTCGCGACGGTGCTGGTCCTGCCGGTCATCTTCGGCAACGTGCTCGGTACCTGGGGCAAGAACATCGCCCGGTTCATGCCGAGCGAGGCCGGCGGCAGCTTCGTGTCCAGCGTTCATCAGCCAGAGCTGCTCACCCCCTGGCCCGGCCTTGCGGTCATGGTGGCTTGGGTCGTAGTAGCGGTCGCAGTCGCCGCGTTCTTGCTCAACCGCCGGGACGCGTGA
- a CDS encoding ABC transporter ATP-binding protein, with amino-acid sequence MIQASHLSKHYGDKIAVNDVSFTVRPGIVTGFLGPNGAGKSTTMRLILGLDAPSSGTVTVNGKPFAQHRRPLHEVGALLEARAIHTGRSARNHLRAMAATTGIARSRVEDVIDMVGLHDVAGKRVGAFSLGMGQRLGIASALLADPQTLILDEPVNGLDPDGVRWIRNLLKQLAAEGRTVFLSSHLMSEMAVTADHVIVVGQGTLLRDQSMAEFIAAASSAAVFVRSPQLPELVGELQRRGGVVEDVSRDGVRVRQLTSDDIGTFAAQASITLYELSPEEASLEEAYMALTESSLDYRSIDGRIPAGAASGTATEEGTAA; translated from the coding sequence ATGATCCAGGCGAGCCATCTCAGCAAGCACTACGGCGACAAGATCGCCGTCAACGATGTGAGTTTCACGGTCCGGCCGGGAATCGTGACCGGGTTCCTCGGTCCCAACGGCGCGGGCAAGTCGACGACGATGCGCTTGATCCTGGGCCTGGACGCGCCGAGTTCGGGCACGGTGACCGTGAACGGCAAGCCCTTCGCCCAGCACCGTCGCCCGCTGCACGAGGTCGGCGCACTGCTGGAGGCCCGGGCCATCCACACCGGCAGATCAGCTCGCAATCACTTGCGGGCGATGGCCGCCACCACCGGCATCGCCCGCAGTCGCGTCGAGGATGTCATCGACATGGTTGGCCTGCACGACGTGGCCGGCAAGCGCGTCGGTGCGTTCTCCCTCGGCATGGGACAACGGCTCGGCATCGCCTCGGCCCTGCTGGCCGACCCGCAGACCCTGATCCTGGACGAGCCGGTGAACGGGTTGGACCCCGACGGCGTGCGCTGGATCAGGAACCTGCTCAAGCAGCTGGCCGCCGAAGGGCGAACGGTCTTTCTCTCCTCGCACTTGATGAGCGAAATGGCCGTCACCGCCGACCATGTGATCGTCGTCGGTCAGGGAACGCTGCTGCGCGATCAGTCGATGGCCGAGTTCATCGCCGCCGCCTCCTCGGCCGCCGTGTTCGTCCGCTCGCCACAACTGCCCGAACTCGTCGGTGAGCTGCAACGCCGCGGCGGGGTGGTGGAGGACGTCTCTCGGGACGGGGTCCGCGTGCGGCAGTTGACCAGCGACGACATCGGCACGTTCGCCGCCCAGGCGAGCATCACGCTGTACGAACTGTCGCCGGAGGAAGCCTCGCTGGAGGAGGCCTACATGGCGCTGACCGAAAGTTCGCTGGACTACCGCTCGATCGACGGGCGGATCCCGGCCGGGGCCGCTTCCGGCACCGCAACGGAAGAAGGCACGGCCGCATGA
- the paaZ gene encoding phenylacetic acid degradation bifunctional protein PaaZ — MSELLQSYTSGSWFRAPDAGMPLLDAATGEEVARISSTGIDLSAMTDWARNVGGPALRAMTFHERAAALKAMAKELLTHKDEFYAMSARTGATARDSAVDIDGGIGTVFSYASKAARELPNDTLVLDGASEQLGRGGTFRGQHVYTSRPGISVQINAFNFPVWGMLEKLAPAFLAGLPTIVKPGSQTAYLTELVVRRIIESKLLPEGSLQLLCGSPAGLLEELTVQDSVAFTGSAATGARLRQHPSILHGGVELGIEADSLNCSILGTDVTLDDPEFDLFVKGVVTEMTVKAGQKCTAIRRVIVPEPMVGPVIDAVSARLATVRVGNPLSDGVRMGPLASLDQREDVRKAVQTLRASATLVFGDPDVVDVVDGDAETGAFMSPILLHASRGAVEPHEIEAFGPVATVLGYNGVDEAIALAARGSGSLAGSLVTNDATVAREVTLGLAPWHGRILVLNRDDAGESTGHGSPLPVLVHGGPGRAGGGEELGGIRGVLHHMQRSAIQASPDMLTAITGRWTTGSHRNETAVHPFRKSLAELAIGDTIRSAPRTVSLADIEHFADFTGDTFYAHTDEAAATKNPLFGGIVAHGYLVVSLAAGLFVEPNPGPVLANFGVDHLRFLTPVRAGDDIAVALTVKQITPRTSAEYGEVRWDALVTNAAGEAVATYDVLTLVAKTWP, encoded by the coding sequence GTGAGTGAGTTGCTGCAGAGCTACACCTCCGGATCGTGGTTCCGCGCCCCCGACGCGGGAATGCCGCTGCTGGACGCGGCCACCGGTGAGGAGGTTGCGCGGATCTCCTCGACGGGCATCGACCTTTCGGCGATGACCGACTGGGCGCGTAACGTCGGCGGCCCTGCGCTGCGAGCCATGACCTTTCACGAACGGGCGGCCGCGCTCAAGGCGATGGCGAAGGAACTCCTCACCCACAAGGACGAGTTCTACGCGATGTCGGCCCGAACCGGGGCGACCGCGAGGGACTCGGCCGTCGACATCGACGGCGGGATCGGCACGGTGTTCTCCTACGCCTCCAAGGCCGCCCGTGAGCTGCCCAACGACACCCTGGTGCTCGACGGCGCCAGCGAGCAGTTGGGCCGCGGCGGTACGTTCCGCGGTCAGCACGTCTACACCTCACGGCCGGGCATCTCGGTCCAGATCAACGCCTTCAACTTCCCGGTGTGGGGCATGCTCGAAAAGCTCGCACCGGCCTTCCTGGCCGGCCTGCCCACCATCGTCAAACCCGGCAGCCAGACGGCCTACCTGACCGAGCTCGTCGTTCGCCGCATCATCGAGTCGAAGCTGCTTCCCGAGGGATCGCTACAGCTGCTCTGTGGCAGTCCAGCGGGCTTGCTGGAAGAACTCACCGTCCAGGACTCGGTCGCGTTCACCGGGTCCGCGGCTACCGGCGCCCGGCTGCGCCAGCATCCGTCGATCCTGCACGGCGGGGTGGAACTGGGCATCGAGGCGGACTCGTTGAACTGTTCCATCCTCGGCACCGACGTAACCCTCGACGACCCCGAGTTCGATCTGTTCGTCAAGGGTGTCGTCACCGAGATGACCGTCAAGGCCGGCCAGAAGTGCACCGCGATCCGCCGGGTCATCGTCCCGGAGCCCATGGTCGGGCCCGTCATCGACGCCGTATCGGCCCGACTCGCCACGGTGCGGGTGGGAAACCCACTCAGCGACGGGGTCCGGATGGGGCCGCTGGCCAGCCTGGACCAGCGGGAGGACGTCCGCAAGGCCGTCCAGACGCTGCGGGCCTCGGCGACGCTCGTGTTCGGTGATCCCGACGTTGTCGACGTCGTGGACGGCGACGCCGAGACCGGGGCGTTCATGTCCCCGATCCTGTTGCATGCCTCCCGCGGTGCCGTCGAGCCGCACGAGATCGAGGCGTTCGGACCGGTCGCCACCGTCCTGGGCTACAACGGGGTGGACGAGGCGATCGCCCTGGCCGCTCGGGGATCGGGCAGCCTTGCCGGCTCGTTGGTCACCAATGACGCGACGGTGGCCCGTGAGGTCACACTCGGTCTGGCGCCCTGGCACGGACGGATCCTGGTGCTGAACCGCGACGACGCCGGCGAGTCGACCGGCCATGGGTCGCCGCTGCCGGTCCTGGTCCATGGAGGTCCTGGACGGGCCGGCGGTGGTGAGGAACTCGGCGGCATCCGGGGTGTCCTTCACCACATGCAGCGCAGCGCCATACAGGCCTCGCCGGACATGCTGACCGCGATCACGGGACGGTGGACGACCGGGTCGCACCGGAACGAAACGGCCGTCCACCCCTTCCGGAAGTCCCTGGCGGAACTGGCCATCGGCGACACGATTCGCTCGGCCCCACGCACCGTGTCGCTTGCCGACATCGAGCATTTCGCGGACTTCACCGGCGACACGTTCTACGCGCACACCGACGAGGCGGCGGCCACGAAGAACCCGCTGTTCGGCGGGATCGTCGCCCACGGATACCTCGTGGTCTCGCTGGCGGCCGGCCTGTTCGTCGAGCCGAATCCGGGGCCGGTACTGGCCAACTTCGGCGTAGACCACCTTCGCTTCCTGACGCCGGTCCGGGCCGGCGACGACATCGCGGTCGCACTGACGGTCAAGCAGATCACGCCTCGGACGAGCGCCGAATACGGCGAGGTCCGCTGGGACGCGCTGGTCACCAACGCCGCCGGCGAGGCGGTCGCGACCTACGACGTGCTCACCCTGGTGGCCAAGACCTGGCCGTAA